The following DNA comes from Hyphococcus flavus.
AACGAGCGGTTTTGCATTCATCACGCGGTCTGACACGAATTCCGGCTCGCACTCAGCCGCCGGTAGAACATCCGAGGACGGAACGACTAGCGCCGCATCAGTAGGCATCAGAAAAAGCGATTTCTCCGCCGCGCGTCTGCGCACAAGGCCGTCAAGCGTTGCAAGTTCGTTATTTACGAAAGCCTTGGTCCATAATTCAAAAGCGTTAGCGGCGCCAATCTTGTCGCCGGCATTCAGTTTACGAAGAACGGTAGATCGCTTCCAATTATCTTCGCCAATATTGAATATTAACGAAACGAGCGCGTCATGTTCATTCTGATTAAGGGGCGCACGGACAGTGTCGCCTATGAGCTGCTCTATTGGCTGAACGTCATCTTTGAGGAGGCGTTCTGCATCACCTTCTGTGACGCTCATGCCGTGGCGGGCCGAACCTGTGTGGCCATAGCCAACAGTCCATTGTTCAGTCGGCGCATAATGCGCAGACATGCGAAGGCCCTCATACCCTTTGATCAGATTAAGACCGGTCTCTCCCGTCCGCATTAGACCCGCTCTACCCCTCTCGACACACATTCAACCATACCGGACCCGTTCGGATGGATAACCTTCTGGTTGATCCCACAGCTCCCCCCGACAAATACCGTTAATGATTCCTAACACGAGATGGCCGGATTTGGTAGACGGATGGCATTCCCTAGGACATTTCACGGTCTAGAGGCGCCAAAACGGCACAGTCGGAGCCTGTCGTTAATGAGTTTTTACCTGCACAAAGGACGGGGGAGACCGGCTCAAAACGCATAATAAGCTGAAAAATATAGCATTTTTCGAATTCCCCTCTGCTCCCCTGACGCACAATTCTGGCACAATAATTGGTACTAAGTCCCTCGTAGAGCCATATCCGCCGGAAATGAGGGTGAAATTCCTCACTCTCAGCTATAATTCCCCAGGCGGGGGTGTCAGAGGTGTCTTATGTTGGGCAATGGGATCACAAACATCATCGCCGCCGCCATCATAGCGGTTGCGATCGTGTTCACCGGCGGTCTAGGCGGCGGAAAAGGGTCTTCGGGCATGACCGAAGAGGAATTCGCCGCTTGGTATGCGCGCGCAGTGGGCGATATTCGCAACGACATTGTCGTGAATTGCGGCTGTTGCGGCGAAGCTGAGGGCCAGCGGAGGGCCGCCGCCGATTCTTTTTAGCACCCCGCCCGGTTCCAACACGGCTCGCAGGGTATAATCCGGTTGAGCCAGTAGAGCCGAGGCGGGTTCCGCCAACCCCGGTATTGCCGCCGGTCCTGCCGCCGGACACGCCGGTGAGTACACCGGACGGGCCGCCGATACCGCCCGTGATCATACCGCCAATTTATATTCCGCCGGTCGACCCGCCTTGCGACCCAGAAACTGATCCCGAATGCGAGCCGGAGGAGCCGCCTGTAGATGCGCCGGAACCCGCGCTTCCCTTGCTGCTGCTTATCGGCTGCGGCCTGATCTGGTGGTATCGCCGAAATTCGCTTCAGGCTTACTAACCGGCGGCGGGCAAGAGCACCGCTGCCGCTAGTCCGAGAAACACAAAGAAGCCGACGATATCCGTTACTGTCGTTACAAAGACAGCAGATGAAACCGCCGGATCGGCGCCCGCGCGTTGAAGCCCGATTGGGATAAGAATACCGGCTAGCCCCGCAGCCAACAGGTTGATGATCATGGCGACGCCGACGACTAGGGCGAGATTAATCGCAGCCGCCTCGGTCCCCCATCCGCTCGCAAAAAACCAAACGCCCGCAAGGGCGCCCATAATGACTGCGAAGATAAGGCCGTTTAAAAAGCCTACGAGCGCTTCGCGGAAAACGATGCGCGCAGCGTTCGTTGCTGTAAGGTCTTTTGTCGCCAGAGAACGAACGACAACGGTCAGTGTTTGCGTACCGGCATTGCCACCCATTGAGGCGACAATCGGCATAAGCACGGCAAGTGCAACAATCTGACCGATGGCGGCGTCAAACATTGCGATCACAAGCGATGCAAGGATTGCCGTACCTAAATTTACTGCAAGCCATGAAAATCGCGAACGCACGGTTTCAAACACTGTGTCGGATAGACCCGTGTCCGCCTCAACGCCGGCCAACGCAAGCATGTCCTCTTGCGTTTCCTCGCGGACCGTTTCCACGACGTCGTCCACCGTCACCATGCCGATCAGGCGGTCGGCGTCATCGACGACTGGCGCGGAAATGAGGTTGTACTGTTCGAAGAGATACGCGACCTCTTCCTGGTCCATGGTCGCAGGCACGGTGCGCATATCGCGGCTGGACATTATATCCTGAATAACCGTTTCGCGTTTTGACTTTAACAGCGTTGAAAGCGGCACCGACCCCATTGGCTTGAATGCCGGATCGACGACAAACACCTCATAGAACTTGTCGGGCAGATCTTCGGTTCCACGTAACCGGTCTATGATCTGACCGACGGTCCAGAATGCAGGCGACGCGAAAAACTCACGCTGCATGAGGCGGCCGGCGCTATCCTCTTCAAAGTCGAGAGCCGCGCGTAGAGCGAGCCGGTCTTCAATCGGCGCAAGCGCAAGAATTTCCGCCTGTTTTTCTTCATCCAGATCTTCGAGTACGAACGCGGCGTCGTCCGTATCAAGCTCCATGACCGCTTCTGCGACCTTGGCCGGCTCCATGGCCTCGATGACGTCTTCGCGCAGATCTTCATCCAGTTCTGCGAGAACTTCGGACGGAATCGCGCCGCCAAGCATGGCGATCAGCGCATCACGCTCTTCTTCACGCAGAAGGCCGATTAAGTCAGCAACGTCCGCCGGGTGTATTTCACGGGTCAGGCCATGATATGCCTCTACGTCTTCGGCATCGATGGCGTCCTCGACAGACCGGACGAACTCTGGCGACAGCGTCTGGTCGTCCGCAAACTGACCATCTTCTTCCGGCGGCAGGTCACCGTGCCGCGGTTCTTCCTCAGGGGGCGCAATTTCAGACATAAACCCCCCTTGGCTGGCGGATAAACCGTTGGAAAGGCTGAATAGTCTGTTGCTAGGCCAGCCCTTTTTGGAACGCAAGAGGGTTGGAAGATGAAACTGTCAGCATCAATGACAGCGTTAATCTCTAAAATTGAAAACGCCGCTCAGGATGATCGCGACGGTGATAAGCCAGAGAACACCCGACACTTTAGTCGCCAGCCACATCTTCTTTTTGATGTGCGGTTCGGTCGGCGCGCCGGGATCCGCGCCCTTTACGCCATCATCCTGGGCTTCCCAGCGCCCGGTGATGTCTCGCGGAAGGACCGCCAGAAACGCGACCCACCACCAGATGATATAAATGACGATTGCGCCGGCAATGTTCATGATCCGAGCCTCAATATGTGCGTGACGATCAGCGGCCTCTTACCCCAGACTTCATCAAAATAGACACGCGCCGCCCTTTTGACGGCCAATGCAACGGCTTCGTCGTCCTTACGCTTCGTTCGCGGCAGATCGTTAACCGCCTCATCGATCTCATCAGCGAGTTCCGCTGCCGCATCGGGCGCGTCATCCGCCCAGACAATGCCGGCCCCGTCAGCGGCAACCACATCAGCAAGCTCTCCTTTTTTATCAAACGCCAGAGACACGAAAAGCGCGCCTGCATAGGAAAGCTTGCGCCGCTCGCGCATGGCGGCGGCGCCGTCAGGCAACAACACGTCTCCATCTAGATACATACGGCCCGCGGGAACCTCATCAATGCGTTCAGGACCGTTTGGCGCGATGCGGATAAGATCGCCATTACGGGGTGCGAAAGATTTTTCAGCGCCTAGCTCCAGCGCAAATTCCGCATGTTCTTCGAGATGCCGCGCCTCTCCATGAACGGGGATGGCTATTTCCGGCCGCGCCCATTCGTACATTGAGCGTAATTCTTCGCGACAAGGATGACCGGAGACGTGCACAAACTCATCTTTCTCGGTGATGATTTTGACGCCAAGTTCAACGAGATCGTTCTGCAGATTGTAAATCTCTCGATCGTTTCCGGGTATGATCTTCGACGAAAAGATCACCGTATCCCCTTCGGACAAGGTAAGATCGCGATGATCGTTTCTGGCGATGCGTGACAGCGCCGCACGCGGTTCGCCCTGCGAGCCTGTGCACAAGTAAAGCACATGTTCGCGCGGCAGGTGCCCTGCATCCTTCGGCTCAACAAAGGACAACCCTTCAGGCAGCAACCCTGTCTCGCGAGCGGCATCGACAATGCGCAGCATGGAACGCCCGAGAAGACATACGCTGCGATCTGCCGCCGCAGCCGCTTCGCAGATGGAAACAACACGGGAGACATTCGAAGCGAAGGTCGTGACGGCCACCCTGCCCAGCTGCTCTGCGATCAATTTGGTGAGTGATTTTTTCACCGCCGATTCCGAACCGGACTCGCCCGATGACAAGACATTGGTGGAATCGCAGACCATGGCGAGAAGTCCGTCATCGCCCAGTTTTTTGATTGTCCCGCTGTCAGTTACAGGGCCCAATGCGGGCGAAGCGTCAATTTTCCAGTCGCCAGTATGCAATACGGTTCCAAGGTCAGTTCGCAAAATGACGCCGCTTGGTTCCGGGATTGAATGCGTGAGCGTGACATATTCAATATCAAACGGCCCCAGCTTGAACCGCGCGTTCATATCTATAACATTCAGTTCGTAATTGGTTTCTTCATATTCTTCGAGCTTGCGCGCCACCAATGCCGCCGTAAAAGGCGTTGCGTAAATCGGACAGCCAAGCTTCGGGGCAAGCAACGCGACAGCGCCGATATGGTCCTCATGACCGTGCGTCAGCAACAACCCATGCAGCGCCTCTTTTTCTTCGAGAATATAGGTCGGATCCGGACAAATCAGATCAACTCCGGGTGTTGACAGGTCGCCAAACATGACGCCGCAATCGATCATCACCCATTGCCTGTTCGCCGGCGTGCCGAACCCATAAAGGTTCATGTTCATGCCGATCTCGCCCGAACCGCCAAGCGGCAGGAAGACAAGTTCCTTACGCGACATTATTTGGCCTTCAGCCGTTTTGAGATTTCAAGCAGTCCACGAATGGTCAGATCATGGTCGAAGATGTCAATCGCCTCAGTCTGCCCTTCGAACAAAGACGCAATGCCGCCGGTTGCGACGACTTTGATCGGTTTCGCGTATTCCTTTTTTATCCGCTCGATCAGTCCGTCGATCAAGCTGACATAACCCCAGAAAACGCCAGTCTGCATGGCGCCGACAGTATCCGTTCCAATGACCTTATCCGGTCTCTCTATGGCGATGCGCGGCAGACGCGCCGCCGCCTCATGCAACGCCTGCATTGAAAGATTGATGCCCGGCGCGATCACGCCGCCCTCGAAAGCGCCATCCGAGCCGACAATGTCGAAGTTTGTCGCCGTGCCTGAGTCGACAACGACCAAAGGGCCGCCATGGGCGGTAAACGCGCCCACAGCATTGACCAATCTGTCGGCGCCAGCTTCGGACGGTTTGTTAATCCGAACCTCAACGCCTGGAATATTGTGATGACCAATAACGAACGGCTCGCAGTTGAAATAACGACGGGATAAATTGCGCAAGTGGAATAAGGACTGCGGCACCACGGTCGAGATGATGCATTCAGAAATATCCGTCAGCTTTTGTCCGTGAAACTCCATCAACTGCGAAAGCCAGACCGCATATTCGTCAGCCGTGCGCGTTGTGGAAGTCGAAGCGCGCCATTGCGCGACCGGTTCGTCGCCTTCAAAAAGCGCGATCACGGAGTTGGTATTGCCGACATCGATGGCGAGTAACATTGGCCTTGCCTTAACTTTTCTTTCCGGGCGCTGTGAAAAACACCTCGCCCGCTGCAATTGTCCGCTTTCCTTCGGCCAAGCGCAACTCCAGGGCGCCGGTTTCATCGAGCCCGGCAAAGACGCCTTTCAGCTCCTCGTTTGGCAGGCGAACGGTGATTTCCTCGAAAACGCCCGCTGCACTGCTCAGCCATTGCTGGCGGATTGGTTCAAAGCCTTGCTCCCGCCACTCTTTGTAAATGCGCCAGAAATGCGTATCGAGGATTTCAGCAAAGGCAGCCGGTTCCGGCAATTCGTCGCTATGATCCATCAGCCGTGTGGTCGGATACGGCATGCCCTCAGGCGCCGTCACCATGTTGACGCCTATGCCGATGGCGAGATGTGCGCCTAAGTTTTCAAGCAGAATTCCAGCGCATTTCGCTCCATCAATCAGCACATCATTTGGCCATTTGAGTTTGATTTTTTCTGCAGAAGTGAATTCTTCAAGCGTTTCAGCAAGCGCCAGAGCGACAATAAACGAAACCTGTCCCAGATTTTCAGCGGGACCAG
Coding sequences within:
- a CDS encoding lysozyme, which produces MRTGETGLNLIKGYEGLRMSAHYAPTEQWTVGYGHTGSARHGMSVTEGDAERLLKDDVQPIEQLIGDTVRAPLNQNEHDALVSLIFNIGEDNWKRSTVLRKLNAGDKIGAANAFELWTKAFVNNELATLDGLVRRRAAEKSLFLMPTDAALVVPSSDVLPAAECEPEFVSDRVMNAKPLVDFEKIKHDSKRELAPEERAARTRALFAATQALSGDPSKMIVSKAEERADMGVTIGALLAGMLAFVLTGIGVILLLGQEAPGIAEALGLSYDRFAALFENLPIWLSATGAAMCYFILYILVKRTARHDLKRQRARDLARMRVAE
- a CDS encoding PEP-CTERM sorting domain-containing protein (PEP-CTERM proteins occur, often in large numbers, in the proteomes of bacteria that also encode an exosortase, a predicted intramembrane cysteine proteinase. The presence of a PEP-CTERM domain at a protein's C-terminus predicts cleavage within the sorting domain, followed by covalent anchoring to some some component of the (usually Gram-negative) cell surface. Many PEP-CTERM proteins exhibit an unusual sequence composition that includes large numbers of potential glycosylation sites. Expression of one such protein has been shown restore the ability of a bacterium to form floc, a type of biofilm.) translates to MSTPDGPPIPPVIIPPIYIPPVDPPCDPETDPECEPEEPPVDAPEPALPLLLLIGCGLIWWYRRNSLQAY
- a CDS encoding ribonuclease J, whose product is MSRKELVFLPLGGSGEIGMNMNLYGFGTPANRQWVMIDCGVMFGDLSTPGVDLICPDPTYILEEKEALHGLLLTHGHEDHIGAVALLAPKLGCPIYATPFTAALVARKLEEYEETNYELNVIDMNARFKLGPFDIEYVTLTHSIPEPSGVILRTDLGTVLHTGDWKIDASPALGPVTDSGTIKKLGDDGLLAMVCDSTNVLSSGESGSESAVKKSLTKLIAEQLGRVAVTTFASNVSRVVSICEAAAAADRSVCLLGRSMLRIVDAARETGLLPEGLSFVEPKDAGHLPREHVLYLCTGSQGEPRAALSRIARNDHRDLTLSEGDTVIFSSKIIPGNDREIYNLQNDLVELGVKIITEKDEFVHVSGHPCREELRSMYEWARPEIAIPVHGEARHLEEHAEFALELGAEKSFAPRNGDLIRIAPNGPERIDEVPAGRMYLDGDVLLPDGAAAMRERRKLSYAGALFVSLAFDKKGELADVVAADGAGIVWADDAPDAAAELADEIDEAVNDLPRTKRKDDEAVALAVKRAARVYFDEVWGKRPLIVTHILRLGS
- a CDS encoding biotin--[acetyl-CoA-carboxylase] ligase, with amino-acid sequence MPRLTSGTDFQLFDTLDSTSLEAKRQVEAGENGPRWIVALTQTGGYGRRGRAWEQRTGDFAGSLFFEPAGPAENLGQVSFIVALALAETLEEFTSAEKIKLKWPNDVLIDGAKCAGILLENLGAHLAIGIGVNMVTAPEGMPYPTTRLMDHSDELPEPAAFAEILDTHFWRIYKEWREQGFEPIRQQWLSSAAGVFEEITVRLPNEELKGVFAGLDETGALELRLAEGKRTIAAGEVFFTAPGKKS
- a CDS encoding DUF1467 family protein, giving the protein MNIAGAIVIYIIWWWVAFLAVLPRDITGRWEAQDDGVKGADPGAPTEPHIKKKMWLATKVSGVLWLITVAIILSGVFNFRD
- a CDS encoding type III pantothenate kinase, encoding MLLAIDVGNTNSVIALFEGDEPVAQWRASTSTTRTADEYAVWLSQLMEFHGQKLTDISECIISTVVPQSLFHLRNLSRRYFNCEPFVIGHHNIPGVEVRINKPSEAGADRLVNAVGAFTAHGGPLVVVDSGTATNFDIVGSDGAFEGGVIAPGINLSMQALHEAAARLPRIAIERPDKVIGTDTVGAMQTGVFWGYVSLIDGLIERIKKEYAKPIKVVATGGIASLFEGQTEAIDIFDHDLTIRGLLEISKRLKAK
- the mgtE gene encoding magnesium transporter, with product MSEIAPPEEEPRHGDLPPEEDGQFADDQTLSPEFVRSVEDAIDAEDVEAYHGLTREIHPADVADLIGLLREEERDALIAMLGGAIPSEVLAELDEDLREDVIEAMEPAKVAEAVMELDTDDAAFVLEDLDEEKQAEILALAPIEDRLALRAALDFEEDSAGRLMQREFFASPAFWTVGQIIDRLRGTEDLPDKFYEVFVVDPAFKPMGSVPLSTLLKSKRETVIQDIMSSRDMRTVPATMDQEEVAYLFEQYNLISAPVVDDADRLIGMVTVDDVVETVREETQEDMLALAGVEADTGLSDTVFETVRSRFSWLAVNLGTAILASLVIAMFDAAIGQIVALAVLMPIVASMGGNAGTQTLTVVVRSLATKDLTATNAARIVFREALVGFLNGLIFAVIMGALAGVWFFASGWGTEAAAINLALVVGVAMIINLLAAGLAGILIPIGLQRAGADPAVSSAVFVTTVTDIVGFFVFLGLAAAVLLPAAG